In a genomic window of Siniperca chuatsi isolate FFG_IHB_CAS linkage group LG1, ASM2008510v1, whole genome shotgun sequence:
- the LOC122874532 gene encoding cell surface A33 antigen-like, with translation MEGRISTLTLLCLVLSGVGAITVDIPKDVYEYARGDNITLPCSFQTKGKSIVITWSAQAEQLNAKSVTILTYFSGEASTDIDTMYEGRVSLDLDIATGKANLKLSSITLADNRLFECNVLVPGDNKGTSSDTARLVVLVAPSKPICRIQGKAEYGQNINLTCLSEEGSPPPTYKWESRDVSNMPRVADPRTTDKGGILSLYNISKDASGYYICTSTNKIRSATCNITLAVMPPSINVASTAGIIGAVVAFLIILIVIIYCCCCRKKNKGEEYAMGVREEQYHDKEPTTNGESRRTDGQEVIESHDDSSVKNTADRRDHYEERSEQGSDYDDHRSNYSDRRDKYSDRHERYDDDRRYDDDRRYDDDRRYDDDRRYNGRRDRHEPYDDRDRDRPPVPALKPPRRDYNN, from the exons TGTTGTCAGGTGTTGGTGCCATCACAGTGGACATCCCGAAGGACGTGTATGAGTATGCCAGGGGTGACAACATCACACTGCCCTGCAGTTTTCAAACCAAAGGCAAATCAATTGTCATCACGTGGTCTGCTCAGGCTGAACAACTGAACGCTAAATCG GTCACAATCCTCACGTATTTTTCTGGTGAAGCCAGTACTGACATCGATACGATGTATGAAGGTCGGGTGTCCCTGGACTTAGACATTGCCACGGGAAAGGCCAACCTGAAACTGTCCTCCATCACACTAGCAGACAACCGTCTGTTTGAGTGTAATGTCCTGGTCCCAGGTGATAATAAGGGCACCTCATCTGACACTGCACGCTTGGTGGTTCTAg TGGCTCCATCTAAGCCCATTTGTAGGATCCAGGGTAAGGCAGAGTACGGCCAGAACATCAACCTGACATGTTTGTCTGAGGAAGGCTCCCCGCCACCCACTTATAAATGGGAAAGTCGAGATGTCAGCAACATGCCTCGTGTTGCAGACCCCCGAACCACAGACA agggAGGCATCCTGTCTCTATACAATATCTCCAAAGATGCATCAGGATACTACATCTGCACCTCAACCAACAAGATTCGCTCTGCTACCTGCAACATCACCCTCGCAGTCATGCCAC CTTCCATAAACGTTGCCTCCACTGCAGGAATCATTGGTGCAGTTGTCGCCTTTTTGATCATACTCATCGTCATCATctattgctgctgctgccggaAGAAGAACAAAGGGGAGGAATACGCCATGGG AGTTCGTGAGGAACAGTACCATGACAAAGAGCCAACTACAAATGGTGAGAGTCGCCGCACCGATGGGCAAGAGGTCATAGAGAGTCATGATGACTCCAGTGTGAAGAACACTGCTGATCGCAGAGACCACTACGAGGAACGGAGTGAGCAAGGCAGTGACTATGATGATCACCGCAGCAACTACTCCGACCGCCGTGACAAGTACAGTGACCGGCATGAGCGCTATGACGATGACCGCCGCTATGACGATGACCGCCGCTATGACGATGACCGCCGCTATGATGATGACCGCCGCTACAATGGCCGCAGAGACCGTCATGAGCCCTATGATGATCGTGATCGTGACAGACCACCTGTGCCAGCCCTTAAGCCACCAAGGAGGGACTACAACAATTAA